The DNA window ACAGCCGGGCGTGCTCGCGCCTGTTGACCACGCAAAGGCACTGCTCCTGTCCGCTCATGACCTCGGCCAGGGCGGCGTCGTCCATCTCCCCGGCCAGCTCCACCCGCACCCGCCGGAACGCCTCGTAGAGTTCCGTCGGACCGGGGTCGCGCATGATCTCCCGGATGTCCGCGCCGCCGGGGAAATGCTCCGTCACTGCGGGCTGGGTGGCCGTGCAGAGCACCACGGTGCAGCCGTAGTTCACGGTCAGTTCCTTGAGCGCCGCCAGGGTGGGCTTGAGCAGTTCCCTGGGCAGCATCTGGGCTTCGTCCAGGATGATGACGCTCTTGGCCACGTTGTGCAGTTTGCGACAGCGCGAGGCCTTGCAGGCGAACAGGGATTCCAAAAACTGGACATTGGTGGTCACGACCAGCGGCACGTCCCAGTTCTCCATGGCCAGGGAGGCGGCCAGGGCTGTGTCCTGCCCTGCCCCGCCCTCGCTGGACAGGTCCACGCTGGAGTGGTGTTCGAGAACCGCGTCCGGCCCCAGAATCTCGCGGAAGACCTCGGCGTTCTGCTCGATGATGCTCGTGTAGGGAATGGCGTAGATGACCCGGCGCAGGCCGTGGGCCGCAGCGTGGGCCACGGCGTGGTCCAGGGCGAAGGCCAGGGACGCGAGGGTCTTGCCGCCGCCGGTGGGCACGGTCAGGCTGAACAGCCCGGGTGGCAGGACGGCGGCCGCGCGGCATTGCGCCAGAATGTCCCGGCGCAGACGATTGATCCGCGTATCCTCGGCTTTGGCCTGAAGCCGCTTCAGATGGGCGTCCAGGCGCTCTTTCAATGCCTTGAGCCCAGGCCTCCCGTCACGGAGGGCCGCCTTCTCG is part of the Desulfovibrio aminophilus genome and encodes:
- a CDS encoding CRISPR-associated endonuclease Cas3'', producing MKNGFEARPGQWLEAHLREVSEQAGDFARVFGAEAWGRAAGLLHDIGKYSREFQEQLKRGGHGLDHSTAGAREAQRAYRYGLLLAYMIAGHHGGLANEDILTERLAKRVPDYSAYADEISPPPEPALPGLTPADQRHQGFCCAFFMRMVFSCLVDADRLNSEAHADPEKAALRDGRPGLKALKERLDAHLKRLQAKAEDTRINRLRRDILAQCRAAAVLPPGLFSLTVPTGGGKTLASLAFALDHAVAHAAAHGLRRVIYAIPYTSIIEQNAEVFREILGPDAVLEHHSSVDLSSEGGAGQDTALAASLAMENWDVPLVVTTNVQFLESLFACKASRCRKLHNVAKSVIILDEAQMLPRELLKPTLAALKELTVNYGCTVVLCTATQPAVTEHFPGGADIREIMRDPGPTELYEAFRRVRVELAGEMDDAALAEVMSGQEQCLCVVNRREHARLLFERIRHLPGANGSDFKGLLVAFHSGRFHFV